The Chelonia mydas isolate rCheMyd1 chromosome 20, rCheMyd1.pri.v2, whole genome shotgun sequence genome includes the window TACCgaggggcaggactcctgggttctatccccagctctgggaagggagtggggtccagtggaaGCAACGGGGAgctagggctcctgggttctatccccggttCTGCAAGGGAATGTCTGTCCCCCCAGGGATCTTGATGGCCTGCGGCTGCTGAGGCATTTCATTGCAGCCAGACACCACCAGAGGGCGCGAGGGCTGGACTGAAATGCCCCGTCCCCCAGGCCAGGCTGTCACCCCGGGGAAGGGCCCTGTGCGCCCTATGCTGGCTCTAGGTGTTATGGCTGGGGCAGCACCAACCTTCCTTGTCCCCCCGGCCCTagaccagccctgggctgccGGCTCCCTCTGACTGAGCCAGCTGGGACGCCACACAGACGCTTTCGGTGGTCTGCTAGCGGCTGCCTAGGTCACCTGGGTTGGGTTCTGAGTGAAGGCGGGGGGACACGGGGCAGCCCACATGGGGCGGCACCGACATGGCTGAAGGGGGAGCGAGTGGGCATGGGGTGGTGGTGGCCACCAGCCACTTTCCCCTGGCGCTGGGGCCCTGAGCCCGACACCCAGTGGAGCCAATGGGCACCGCGCACTGGCTTCCCTCTGggcgggctttggatcaggcctcatcGCCAGGTCCTGTCAGTCGCTGCGTTGCTGAATCGGGGCGGAGGAGAGCCCCCTACCAGGGCGAGGAGCCCTGGTGCTGGGGGCTGCGCAGGCGGGAGGGGGCCAGGACAGGTGAcaggcgctcagggtgggggatTTGGGCTCTGCTCACCCCGCTAGCTCCCTCAGCCCGGGAGGGCTCCCGGCACTGGCGGGCAGCGGAGCCTGGTTCTCTTGCTTGTCTGGGCCACACCTGGCCCATCCTGACTCCACGTGGCCTGGCCCAGGGGCTAGCCCcccggggcgcgggggggggatgggagggccTTAGCCGTGAGTGGTGAAGGCACAGTTCAGTTCTGTGGGGCCTCCCACGAGGGGCTGCTCCCACCTTGCCCTGCACTCCGTCACTGCCCTCTTCCGTCACACGGTGTTCTGACGCAAACACTGCCCCCTCCTGGATGCCCTCAGGACTACACGTGCGATAGGTCACCCCCTGGGGGCgttcccagcactgccacatCCAATGGCTTTGCTCCCTTTGCCTAGGCAATGCCCTGGTTCCTCCCTCCATGCTGCCCTGCCCATGGCTTAGCTGGCTGGGCGCACAGCTCCAGTGCCTGCCCATGGTGCCCCCCATCGCCGCGCGGCCGCCCTGCTCTTACCTGGGGGGGCCCGGAGGCCGGCTTGCTGGGGGCATTGCGGTCAGTGTTCTGGAAGCCTGGGAGGTAGTTGAAGCTGACGCGCTGGTCGTCCATCCGccggctctgtgtgtgtgccagCATATCCAGGAAACTGTCCATCTCCGGCGGGGGGCTCGGGCTGTCCTCTGTGGAGGGGCAGACACAGGTGTGAGGGGAAGGCCAGGCAGCTCCCAGAGGGGGCCATGATGCTGGGCCTATTTCCCTCCCCTTCAGGATATGGCCATAGGGCCCTCCAACACTGCATCCCACCTCCCACCACAACAGCTCCGACCATGCCTCTTCAGTCCCCCGGTCCCACCCCTACCCTTACAGAGGGAGCTGTAAATCTCACAGAATGCACCTGACCACTGGTGTGATGGTGCCCACGGGCCTGGCAGTTCCTGCAGCGGGTGGcatgcccagccccagcttggcAGAACCACACAGGGCTGTCATTGGGGCTAAAGTTTCCAAGCCCCATTTTCAACCCAGCCCCAGTGCTGGACTCCTCAGTTTCCTGgagcagagagttccacaggccGCCCCCCCCTTCAGGGACCCATGTTGTCCTAGAGATGAGCAGTCCTTGCTGAGCCCATTCCCACCCCCATGTCCTGGGGCAGGACTGTGGCCAGCCAAGTCTGCTGCTGGGCGAGTGGGCAGGCATAGGGACCGATGCTGTGACCTCTGGTTCTAAACCCAAGAGCCGTCAgacccccctgcctccctcccccacaccaggaCTCACGCTTCTCCGGGTCAGCACCGCTCTTGCCGTGTACGATCTGGATGTTGCAGCGCTGCTTGTCCATGCGCCCGCCCTGCACGTGGGTCAGCAGGTTGAAGAAGCCTTCCTGCTCTGGGGAGCCCGACTGTGATGGGAGAGGAGGGGCGGGTGAGATGGGGCATGGGGGAGAGATGCCCCCCAGTGACACACTGCTCCCAGCCTTCCTGCTGTGAGACCCTCCCCCCGGACACAGGCAGCCCCCCGAATGTCTCCTGTACAGCAccccctggagccccaggccccaaCATTCAGCCCCTCTGCAGAGCTCAGGCACCGTCACCACCACTAGGGGGCGTTCACAGGCCCACAAGGGACTCCAGCAGGGACCTACCCCACAGCCTGAGATGGAGGCTCAGCCCcatcccagcagcagctcccccaccccagcaaggaTACAACCCCTGTAAGGCTTCAGACCCTCCCCAGGCCACCCCCCACCAGGGCCTCATCCTCCACCCTCCAACCTCACCCCCTTGCCTGGACCAAGGCCCCTCCAAACAACAGTCTGAACCTAAAGCCATCAGAGCAATCTGCGCCTGAGCAAACCCAGCTGAGAGACCCCCAGCCTGCCCAGTGTTGCGGGGCCACAGCCTTCCAGACCCCATCTCAGAGGCTGGACAGTGGCTGTAGGTAGGGCataccccatcccaccccagagcaccGCCTCAGCCCAGCACCCCCACG containing:
- the PCP2 gene encoding Purkinje cell protein 2 homolog; translated protein: MTTLEAKAEEEEKKEPSPASNSSSGSGSPEQEGFFNLLTHVQGGRMDKQRCNIQIVHGKSGADPEKQDSPSPPPEMDSFLDMLAHTQSRRMDDQRVSFNYLPGFQNTDRNAPSKPASGPPQK